Below is a genomic region from Deinococcus koreensis.
GAGCCGTCGCCCGCCCCTGCTCATCACTCAACCCTCGTCCCTCATCACCTCACTTCAGTGCCCCAGGATCTTGCTCAGGAACGCCTTCGCCCGCTCGTGCTGCGGGTTGTTGTAGAACTCGTCGGGCGTGGTGTCCTCCACGATGTTGCCGTGGTCGAAGAACAGGATCCGGTCAGCCACCTCGCGGGCGAAACCCATCTCGTGGGTGACCACCAGCATGGTCATGCCGCTGCGGGCCAGCTCCTTCATCACGTCCAGCACCTCCTTGATCATCTCGGGATCGAGGGCGCTGGTGGGCTCGTCGAAGAGCATGATCTTGGGATCCATCGCCAGGGCGCGGGCAATGGCCACGCGCTGCTGCTGGCCGCCCGACAGCTGGGCCGGGTACTTGTGCGCCTGCTCCTCGATGCCCACCCGGCGCAGCAGCTCCATGCCGCGCGCGTCGGCGTCGGCCTTGCTGGTCTTGCGAACGCGGATAGGCGCCAGGGTGATGTTCTCCAGCACGCTCAGGTGCGGAAAGAGGTTGAACGACTGGAACACCATGCCGACCTCGCGGCGGATGGCGTCCATGTTCCCCTTGCCGTTCAGGGGAATGCCGT
It encodes:
- a CDS encoding amino acid ABC transporter ATP-binding protein encodes the protein MTQSRMSGASGEAPIIVAQDVHKHFGSFHALRGVNLSVQPREVVVVIGPSGSGKSTFIRTLNALDPHDGGEITVDGIPLNGKGNMDAIRREVGMVFQSFNLFPHLSVLENITLAPIRVRKTSKADADARGMELLRRVGIEEQAHKYPAQLSGGQQQRVAIARALAMDPKIMLFDEPTSALDPEMIKEVLDVMKELARSGMTMLVVTHEMGFAREVADRILFFDHGNIVEDTTPDEFYNNPQHERAKAFLSKILGH